A genome region from Chryseobacterium sp. G0186 includes the following:
- a CDS encoding amino acid permease, whose amino-acid sequence MNNEKKTEQNETLVRGLTNRHIQLIALGGAIGTGLFLGIGPAAVLAGPSVILGYALAGIIAFFIMRQLGEMVVQEPVSGSFSHFAYKYWGNFPGFASGWNYWILYILVSMAELTAIGHYIHFWWPEIPLWVSSLFFFVVITALNLASVKVYGETEFWFSIIKVIAIIAMIIFGIYLLISGTGGEKATVSNLWNDGGFFPKGLFNKTETGFSGLFAAMAMIMFSFGGLELIGITAAEAKNPEKTIPQATNQVIYRILIFYVGALVILFSLSPWREITEGSSPFVMVFQNLNGLEFSLFGKVIQFNSLIANVLNLIVLTAALSVYNSSVYSNSRMLFGLAQQGNAPKFLKKLNKNSVPINAILISSCFAGICIIINKLVPEKAFEYLMALVVSTLIINWLMICYTHLKFKKSINSSGITSKFPSIFYPISNYICIVFLVLILGLMSITGMEIQVILIPVWIGFLFVMYKLYKPK is encoded by the coding sequence ATGAACAACGAGAAGAAAACAGAACAAAATGAAACTTTAGTTAGAGGATTAACAAACCGACATATCCAATTAATAGCCCTCGGCGGTGCCATAGGAACCGGATTATTCCTGGGAATCGGACCTGCAGCAGTGTTGGCTGGTCCATCCGTAATTTTAGGGTATGCCCTGGCAGGGATCATTGCCTTTTTTATCATGCGCCAACTTGGTGAAATGGTTGTTCAGGAACCGGTATCGGGAAGTTTTAGCCACTTTGCCTATAAATATTGGGGAAATTTTCCTGGTTTTGCATCAGGGTGGAACTACTGGATTCTCTATATCCTCGTAAGTATGGCCGAACTTACGGCAATTGGCCATTACATTCATTTCTGGTGGCCGGAAATCCCTCTTTGGGTTTCCAGTTTATTCTTTTTTGTGGTAATTACTGCGCTTAACCTTGCTTCTGTAAAAGTATATGGAGAAACAGAGTTCTGGTTTTCAATTATCAAGGTTATAGCGATTATTGCAATGATCATTTTCGGTATTTATCTTTTAATTAGTGGGACCGGAGGAGAAAAAGCTACAGTTTCTAACTTATGGAATGACGGTGGATTTTTCCCGAAAGGATTATTCAATAAAACAGAAACAGGATTTTCAGGGTTATTTGCAGCAATGGCAATGATTATGTTCTCCTTTGGGGGATTGGAACTGATTGGAATTACTGCAGCTGAAGCCAAAAATCCGGAAAAAACAATTCCACAGGCAACCAATCAGGTGATTTACAGAATTTTGATTTTCTACGTAGGAGCTTTGGTTATCTTATTCTCATTAAGCCCTTGGAGAGAAATTACAGAAGGATCAAGCCCGTTTGTAATGGTGTTTCAAAATCTGAACGGACTGGAGTTCAGTCTCTTCGGTAAAGTAATTCAATTCAACTCTTTGATTGCAAATGTTCTTAACCTTATTGTATTAACAGCTGCTTTATCTGTTTATAACAGTAGTGTTTACAGTAACAGTAGAATGCTTTTCGGATTGGCACAGCAGGGAAATGCACCAAAGTTTTTGAAAAAACTAAATAAAAACTCCGTTCCGATTAATGCGATTCTTATTTCTTCTTGCTTTGCAGGAATCTGTATTATCATTAATAAATTGGTGCCGGAAAAAGCATTTGAATACCTAATGGCCCTTGTGGTATCCACATTAATCATCAACTGGCTGATGATCTGCTACACCCATTTAAAGTTTAAAAAATCAATAAACAGCTCAGGGATTACATCGAAGTTTCCTTCTATATTTTATCCCATATCTAACTATATCTGTATAGTCTTTCTAGTTCTGATCTTAGGCCTGATGAGCATTACAGGAATGGAAATTCAGGTGATTCTGATTCCGGTTTGGATAGGATTTTTATTTGTAATGTATAAGCTGTATAAACCAAAGTAA
- the ccoN gene encoding cytochrome-c oxidase, cbb3-type subunit I: METQKFNYDNNIVRAFLYATIAFGLVGFLLGLTAALMLFYPELPEFLFGTDDTTIKSLASGNIQGLINTQGAMGFGRIRMLHTSAVIFAFVCNSFFCGAYYSMQRLLKTRMYSDTLSWIHFWSWQFMIVSVVITFLMGINTSKEYAEHEWPIDILITISWVIFGINMFGTIAKRRVRHLYVAIWFYMATWIAVAMLHIFNNLEVPLSFTSWKSYSVYAGVKDALVQWWYGHNAVAFVLTTPVLGLMYYFMPKAAQRPVFSYKLSIIHFWSLIFVYLWAGPHHLQYTALPAWAQAVGTGFSIMLIAPSWGGMLNGLLTLRGAWDKVRENPILKFFVVAVTCYGMATFEGPLLATKSLNKIGHYTDWVIGHVHLGALGWNGFMAFGVVYYLVPIMWKTPLWSKKLANWHFWLGTLGIIFYAVPMYISGFTQGLMWKQFNPDGTLLWKNWLDTVTAIIPYFKMRFLGGILYLSGAILMVINVIKTVKAGSFQKNVPAEAPALANIGSTRKEGEGVHLWLERTPTLLAILAFITIAIGGLVEIVPTLSLKQSVPTITAVKPYTPLELEGRDLYVREGCNSCHSQMIRPFRDEVLRFEGKNGQYSKAGEFIYDRPFLWGSKRTGPDLHREGGRNPDSWHFKHMYNPRITSAGSIMPRFPWLITNKLDRTQMVDKMKLMKNSFDVPYTKAQIDSANQWADNQSKAIVQRIYAEATDVKDQMNKEKGIKGSAYVPLEQREIVAMIAYLQRLGTDIKTTQIQTASVE; encoded by the coding sequence ATGGAGACGCAAAAATTTAATTATGACAATAATATTGTCAGGGCATTCCTCTATGCTACTATCGCATTCGGACTCGTCGGATTTCTGTTGGGGCTCACTGCCGCATTGATGCTTTTTTATCCTGAATTACCTGAATTTTTATTTGGTACGGATGATACCACCATTAAAAGTTTAGCTTCGGGGAACATTCAGGGATTGATCAATACGCAGGGAGCGATGGGATTCGGAAGGATCAGAATGCTTCACACAAGTGCCGTAATTTTTGCCTTCGTCTGTAATTCCTTTTTCTGCGGAGCTTATTATAGCATGCAGAGACTGCTTAAAACAAGAATGTACAGTGATACATTATCCTGGATCCATTTCTGGTCTTGGCAGTTTATGATTGTTAGCGTTGTTATTACATTCCTAATGGGAATCAATACTTCCAAGGAATATGCTGAACATGAGTGGCCAATTGATATCTTAATTACCATCTCGTGGGTTATCTTCGGAATTAATATGTTTGGAACCATTGCCAAGAGAAGAGTAAGGCATTTGTATGTAGCCATCTGGTTCTATATGGCCACATGGATCGCTGTAGCAATGCTTCACATCTTCAATAATCTGGAAGTTCCATTATCTTTCACAAGCTGGAAATCTTATTCTGTATATGCAGGTGTAAAAGATGCATTAGTACAATGGTGGTATGGGCACAATGCGGTAGCATTCGTATTAACCACCCCTGTATTAGGTCTGATGTATTACTTTATGCCAAAAGCAGCTCAACGACCGGTATTCTCATACAAATTATCCATTATTCACTTCTGGTCGTTGATCTTTGTATACCTTTGGGCCGGGCCTCACCACCTGCAATATACAGCATTACCGGCATGGGCTCAGGCTGTGGGAACAGGATTCTCCATCATGCTTATTGCACCGTCTTGGGGAGGAATGCTGAATGGTCTCCTTACCTTAAGAGGAGCCTGGGATAAAGTAAGAGAAAACCCGATCCTTAAATTCTTCGTGGTAGCAGTTACCTGCTATGGTATGGCCACTTTCGAGGGACCTTTATTGGCAACAAAATCTTTAAATAAAATAGGACACTATACTGACTGGGTTATTGGTCACGTACACTTAGGAGCTCTTGGATGGAATGGTTTCATGGCATTCGGAGTGGTATATTATCTGGTACCCATCATGTGGAAAACACCACTTTGGTCTAAAAAATTAGCCAACTGGCACTTCTGGCTGGGAACATTAGGAATTATTTTCTACGCTGTACCTATGTATATTTCAGGATTCACACAGGGATTGATGTGGAAACAGTTTAACCCTGACGGAACTTTATTGTGGAAAAACTGGTTAGATACTGTGACAGCCATTATTCCTTACTTTAAAATGAGATTCTTAGGAGGTATCCTTTATCTTTCAGGAGCTATTTTAATGGTAATTAATGTTATCAAAACTGTTAAAGCCGGTTCATTCCAGAAAAATGTTCCTGCAGAGGCTCCGGCACTGGCCAACATCGGCAGTACGAGAAAAGAAGGAGAAGGAGTACACCTTTGGTTAGAAAGAACGCCTACCCTGCTTGCCATATTAGCTTTTATTACCATAGCAATTGGTGGTCTGGTGGAAATTGTTCCAACCTTATCCCTTAAGCAAAGCGTTCCTACTATTACTGCTGTTAAACCTTATACTCCACTGGAACTGGAAGGAAGAGATTTATATGTCCGTGAGGGATGTAACTCATGTCACTCTCAGATGATCAGACCTTTCCGTGATGAGGTTTTAAGATTTGAAGGAAAAAATGGACAATATTCCAAAGCCGGAGAGTTTATCTATGACAGACCATTCCTATGGGGATCTAAGAGAACAGGGCCGGATCTTCACAGAGAAGGAGGCAGAAACCCGGATTCATGGCACTTTAAGCACATGTATAACCCAAGAATTACGTCTGCAGGTTCCATCATGCCACGTTTCCCATGGTTAATTACCAATAAATTGGATCGTACCCAAATGGTTGATAAGATGAAGCTGATGAAAAACTCATTTGATGTTCCTTATACAAAGGCTCAGATCGATTCTGCGAATCAGTGGGCAGACAACCAGTCCAAAGCCATCGTACAGAGAATTTATGCAGAAGCTACTGATGTAAAGGATCAGATGAACAAAGAAAAAGGTATAAAAGGATCAGCGTATGTACCGCTTGAACAAAGAGAAATCGTAGCAATGATCGCTTATCTGCAAAGATTAGGTACAGACATTAAAACGACTCAGATCCAAACAGCAAGCGTAGAGTAA
- a CDS encoding agmatine/peptidylarginine deiminase — MNKLFTLTFVLSFICTMAQTYRFPEESSRHEGTWLQWPHHYQHGTTYRQRVEQTWIDMTKALQSGEKVHIIAYNEDEKKRIISLLEGNKVPMKNVDFKIYPTDDVWVRDNGPIFVKDNKGNVLIEDWGFNGWGEKFDFENCDEIPQRIGEDLGIKVINLNEEMVNEGGSVETDGNGVLMACKSSVISQKKDATRNKGITQQEAEEMFETYYGVSKVIWLDGVTGLDVTDMHIDGFMKFVNHNTMITMNEDDLLDLGLSDKDINTLYTASNVDGKEYKKVYLPATKNKVKTAYGKQLDEKGSYVNYYVANTVVLVPNYGDPNDPIANKIIQEQYPGRKIIGIDVRNLYENGGMVHCVTQQQPAGNLMK; from the coding sequence ATGAATAAATTATTTACACTCACTTTCGTATTGAGTTTTATATGTACTATGGCACAAACCTATCGTTTTCCCGAAGAATCTTCACGTCATGAGGGAACCTGGCTGCAATGGCCTCACCACTATCAGCACGGTACCACTTACCGTCAAAGAGTAGAGCAAACCTGGATTGATATGACGAAAGCTCTGCAATCCGGAGAAAAAGTTCACATTATAGCCTATAATGAGGATGAAAAAAAGAGAATTATCTCACTTTTAGAGGGGAATAAAGTTCCCATGAAGAATGTTGATTTCAAAATTTATCCTACAGATGATGTGTGGGTAAGAGATAACGGTCCTATTTTCGTAAAGGATAATAAAGGAAATGTATTAATTGAAGATTGGGGATTCAATGGTTGGGGTGAGAAATTTGACTTTGAAAACTGTGATGAAATTCCACAACGTATCGGGGAAGATTTAGGAATAAAAGTTATTAACCTTAATGAAGAAATGGTAAATGAAGGCGGATCCGTAGAAACAGATGGAAACGGTGTTCTGATGGCATGTAAAAGCTCGGTAATAAGCCAGAAAAAAGATGCCACAAGAAATAAAGGAATTACACAGCAGGAAGCTGAAGAAATGTTTGAAACATATTATGGAGTATCCAAAGTGATATGGCTGGACGGTGTTACCGGACTGGATGTTACAGATATGCATATTGACGGTTTTATGAAGTTTGTAAACCATAATACAATGATCACAATGAACGAGGATGATCTTTTGGACCTGGGACTTTCAGATAAAGATATCAACACACTGTATACCGCTTCCAATGTTGATGGTAAGGAGTATAAAAAAGTGTACCTGCCTGCTACCAAAAATAAAGTGAAAACCGCTTATGGAAAGCAGTTGGATGAAAAAGGTTCCTATGTTAATTATTATGTAGCCAATACTGTGGTTTTGGTTCCTAATTATGGAGATCCGAATGATCCGATAGCCAACAAGATTATTCAGGAGCAATATCCGGGTAGAAAGATAATAGGAATAGATGTAAGGAATCTTTATGAAAATGGAGGAATGGTACATTGCGTTACCCAGCAGCAGCCGGCGGGAAATTTAATGAAGTAA
- a CDS encoding helix-turn-helix domain-containing protein has product MKVCGQNIRKIRRSRDLTQEYMAFEMGISQKAYSDIENSKVKINLEILTKISNILDIKPSDICSISHKCGTDDGYEDKYQSLLEYMKKNNISIPKEHLEDKK; this is encoded by the coding sequence ATGAAAGTATGTGGACAAAATATCAGGAAAATCCGTAGGAGCAGAGATCTTACGCAGGAATACATGGCTTTTGAAATGGGCATTTCTCAAAAGGCTTATTCAGATATTGAAAACTCCAAGGTGAAGATCAACCTGGAGATACTGACTAAAATTTCCAATATTTTAGACATTAAACCTTCAGATATTTGTAGTATTTCGCACAAGTGTGGTACAGATGACGGGTATGAAGACAAATATCAGAGCCTTCTTGAGTATATGAAAAAGAATAATATCTCGATTCCCAAGGAACATTTAGAGGATAAAAAATAA
- a CDS encoding GyrI-like domain-containing protein, which produces MQTNFNEIQKIVNHIEANFDREITAHEIESISHYSYRNFQRIFFKIFNETISGFQKRLRLENSYKKLIYTEDGISEIAWHVGYFNIQSFSKAFKQQYSISPVEARKQKHEVFKEFIENNKTDLKFEIKYKDPVSVYCKFIKAQDYNNQEIDALWEEIEPEDELFNVAYGIILDQPLITSYSHCRYGAAITSEDDVNGFFRRDIFGGRYVKFTHYGSYENILETYRSFYRYWLSDHKFLLDNSDVIEEYEESEVTHIYFPLYE; this is translated from the coding sequence ATGCAGACCAACTTTAATGAGATCCAGAAGATAGTTAATCATATTGAAGCCAACTTCGATAGAGAAATTACGGCTCATGAAATTGAGTCGATTTCCCATTATTCTTATCGGAACTTTCAACGGATCTTTTTTAAGATTTTTAATGAAACTATTTCAGGCTTTCAAAAACGGCTGCGTCTTGAAAATTCATATAAAAAGCTGATCTATACAGAAGATGGTATTTCTGAGATTGCTTGGCATGTGGGATATTTCAATATTCAGTCTTTTTCAAAGGCATTTAAACAGCAATATTCCATTTCTCCGGTTGAAGCAAGAAAACAAAAGCATGAAGTGTTCAAGGAATTTATAGAAAATAATAAAACAGATTTAAAATTTGAGATCAAATATAAAGATCCGGTGTCTGTTTACTGTAAATTTATTAAAGCCCAAGATTACAACAATCAGGAAATTGATGCATTGTGGGAAGAAATAGAACCGGAAGATGAATTATTTAATGTAGCCTATGGAATCATTCTTGACCAGCCTTTAATTACAAGTTATTCACACTGCAGGTACGGAGCTGCAATAACCTCCGAAGATGATGTAAACGGATTTTTTAGAAGAGATATTTTTGGTGGCAGGTATGTAAAATTTACCCATTACGGATCCTATGAAAATATTTTGGAAACCTATCGTTCATTTTATCGCTATTGGCTTTCTGATCATAAGTTTTTGCTTGATAATTCGGATGTCATTGAGGAATATGAGGAATCAGAAGTCACTCATATTTATTTTCCGCTGTATGAGTAG